Proteins from a single region of Oncorhynchus nerka isolate Pitt River linkage group LG18, Oner_Uvic_2.0, whole genome shotgun sequence:
- the LOC115145959 gene encoding synaptosomal-associated protein 23 isoform X2 yields MADMSVEEITMRANQVTDESLESTRRMLQMAEESRQTGVNTIEMLDQQGEQLKRTEEGMDQINQDMRQAEKNLTDLSKCCGLCVCPCDRVTSIEHDSKYKRTWGMGDGGSAGGGEGVDSSVVSTQPAGIRNGQANQQQSMGGPYVKRITNDAREDEMEENLDQVGSIIGNLKNMAMDMGTEIDKQNKHIDRITDKADMNKARIDEANQRANKLIK; encoded by the exons TCCTTGGAGAGCACCAGGCGGATGCTACAGATGGCTGAGGAG AGCAGGCAGACTGGTGTCAATACCATTGAAATGCTGGACCAACAGGGGG AGCAACTGAAGCGCACGGAGGAGGGTATGGACCAGATCAACCAGGATATGAGACAGGCTGAGAAGAACCTGACTGACCTGTCCAAGTGCTGTGGCCTCTGTGTCTGCCCCTGTGACAG GGTAACGTCCATCGAGCATGACTCTAAGTACAAGCGTACCTGGGGAATGGGTGATGGTGGCAgtgcaggtggaggagagggagtggacagTTCGGTGGTGTCCACTCAACCAGCAGGGATCCGTAATGGACAGGCCAACCAGCAGCAGTCCATGGGGGGACCTTACGTCAAGAG gATAACCAACGATGCTCGGGAGGATGAGATGGAGGAGAATCTGGACCAGGTGGGCAGCATCATAGGCAACCTGAAGAACATGGCCATGGACATGGGCACTGAGATAGACAAGCAGAACAAACATATCGACCGCATCACAGATAAG gcggACATGAACAAAGCACGTATCGACGAAGCCAACCAGCGAGCTAACAAGCTCATCAAGTAG
- the LOC115145959 gene encoding synaptosomal-associated protein 23 isoform X3, whose protein sequence is MMLMKMVVLSDLVLFESLESTRRMLQMAEESRQTGVNTIEMLDQQGEQLKRTEEGMDQINQDMRQAEKNLTDLSKCCGLCVCPCDRVTSIEHDSKYKRTWGMGDGGSAGGGEGVDSSVVSTQPAGIRNGQANQQQSMGGPYVKRITNDAREDEMEENLDQVGSIIGNLKNMAMDMGTEIDKQNKHIDRITDKADMNKARIDEANQRANKLIK, encoded by the exons TCCTTGGAGAGCACCAGGCGGATGCTACAGATGGCTGAGGAG AGCAGGCAGACTGGTGTCAATACCATTGAAATGCTGGACCAACAGGGGG AGCAACTGAAGCGCACGGAGGAGGGTATGGACCAGATCAACCAGGATATGAGACAGGCTGAGAAGAACCTGACTGACCTGTCCAAGTGCTGTGGCCTCTGTGTCTGCCCCTGTGACAG GGTAACGTCCATCGAGCATGACTCTAAGTACAAGCGTACCTGGGGAATGGGTGATGGTGGCAgtgcaggtggaggagagggagtggacagTTCGGTGGTGTCCACTCAACCAGCAGGGATCCGTAATGGACAGGCCAACCAGCAGCAGTCCATGGGGGGACCTTACGTCAAGAG gATAACCAACGATGCTCGGGAGGATGAGATGGAGGAGAATCTGGACCAGGTGGGCAGCATCATAGGCAACCTGAAGAACATGGCCATGGACATGGGCACTGAGATAGACAAGCAGAACAAACATATCGACCGCATCACAGATAAG gcggACATGAACAAAGCACGTATCGACGAAGCCAACCAGCGAGCTAACAAGCTCATCAAGTAG